One Sporolituus thermophilus DSM 23256 genomic region harbors:
- the rocF gene encoding arginase yields MMKKMRKGISVIGVPMWLGQTRFGANLGPDAIRAAGLVTRLKGLAYRVSDEGNIAVGTKAPYKRQDKTLKNLQPIVAASEKVAAKVSRTVAAGRFPLILGGDHSIAIGTLAGISRHYANLGVIWYDAHGDLNTPETTPSGNIHGMPLAASMGLGHPALTGIGGYVGKVKAENLVMIGIRDLDPGERLLIAERKIRVYTADDVSRLGIAQVIAETVDYLSARCDGVHLSFDLDGIDPLEVPGVGTPVAGGISYSDSLAALALLHRSGIITSAELVEVNPLLDREDRTVSAALALAGALFGEVADSEGICQPAAATPSVTASAAKR; encoded by the coding sequence ATGATGAAGAAAATGAGAAAGGGGATTTCCGTTATCGGCGTGCCGATGTGGCTGGGCCAGACGCGGTTTGGCGCCAACCTGGGGCCTGATGCCATTCGTGCGGCCGGTTTGGTGACGCGGCTGAAGGGGCTGGCGTACCGCGTCAGCGACGAAGGCAATATCGCGGTCGGTACGAAAGCGCCCTACAAGCGTCAGGATAAAACGCTGAAAAATTTGCAGCCAATCGTCGCGGCGAGTGAAAAAGTAGCGGCCAAGGTATCACGCACGGTGGCCGCCGGACGGTTTCCGCTCATCCTCGGCGGCGACCACAGCATCGCCATCGGCACGCTTGCCGGCATCTCCCGCCATTACGCCAACTTGGGCGTAATTTGGTATGACGCTCATGGCGACCTGAATACTCCGGAAACTACTCCCAGCGGCAACATCCACGGCATGCCGCTGGCTGCCAGCATGGGCCTGGGCCATCCGGCCTTAACCGGGATTGGCGGTTATGTAGGCAAAGTGAAAGCGGAAAATCTCGTGATGATTGGCATCCGGGATTTAGACCCCGGCGAGCGCCTGCTTATTGCCGAACGGAAAATCCGGGTATATACCGCCGATGACGTCAGCCGCTTAGGTATTGCGCAAGTAATAGCCGAAACGGTTGATTATCTGTCGGCCCGGTGCGATGGCGTTCATCTCAGTTTTGACCTTGACGGCATTGATCCCCTCGAAGTGCCTGGGGTAGGAACGCCGGTGGCGGGGGGTATCAGCTATAGCGACAGCCTTGCCGCGCTTGCCCTGCTGCACCGATCGGGCATCATAACGTCGGCCGAGTTGGTTGAAGTCAATCCGCTGCTTGACCGGGAAGACCGCACCGTGAGCGCCGCTTTGGCCCTGGCCGGTGCGCTCTTCGGCGAGGTGGCCGACAGTGAAGGGATTTGCCAGCCGGCAGCGGCAACACCGTCAGTTACCGCCTCAGCGGCCAAGCGATAA
- a CDS encoding aldo/keto reductase → MEYRILGKTGLKVSEVGFGGIPILRLSTDEAVRVLRHAYNRGVNFYDTANAYKDSEEKIGKAFRGMRDKVIFATKTQKRDAAGAAEHLDNSLRMLQTDYIDIYQLHQVSQEKDWQAITAPGGALETIVRAKEQGKVRHIGVTSHNLAMAVKLVKTGLFETVQFPFNFIETAAAEELFPVARQLNLGIIAMKPFAGGVIDNARIAFKFLRQYPDVVPIPGFETVAGVDEILGFYETPNQVDSDDLALMERYRDELGRQFCRRCEYCQPCPHGVMITMAMGYRVVAHRMSPAVAVGNLKKVMATVPQCVECGVCMTRCPYNLPIPEILKKHYAMYEQHRAELGK, encoded by the coding sequence ATGGAATATCGCATTTTGGGCAAAACAGGGCTGAAAGTGTCGGAGGTTGGGTTTGGCGGTATTCCCATTCTCCGACTGAGTACCGATGAAGCGGTGCGGGTGCTGCGGCATGCTTATAACCGGGGTGTTAATTTTTACGACACGGCCAACGCGTATAAAGACAGTGAAGAAAAAATCGGCAAGGCATTTCGGGGTATGCGTGACAAGGTCATCTTTGCCACCAAGACCCAAAAGCGGGATGCCGCCGGCGCCGCCGAGCATCTCGACAACAGCCTGCGCATGCTCCAGACCGACTATATCGACATTTATCAGCTCCATCAGGTGTCGCAGGAAAAAGATTGGCAGGCCATCACCGCTCCCGGTGGCGCGCTGGAAACCATTGTCAGGGCGAAGGAACAAGGAAAAGTCCGCCATATCGGGGTTACCTCGCATAACCTGGCGATGGCGGTTAAGTTGGTTAAGACCGGGCTGTTTGAAACTGTCCAGTTTCCGTTTAATTTTATTGAAACGGCCGCGGCGGAAGAGCTGTTCCCGGTGGCACGCCAGCTCAATCTCGGCATTATTGCCATGAAGCCCTTTGCCGGCGGCGTGATCGACAACGCGCGCATTGCGTTTAAGTTTTTGCGCCAGTACCCTGATGTTGTGCCAATCCCCGGGTTTGAAACCGTCGCAGGAGTGGATGAGATTTTAGGCTTTTATGAAACGCCAAATCAGGTAGATTCTGACGATCTGGCGCTGATGGAGCGTTATCGGGACGAACTGGGACGGCAGTTCTGCCGGCGCTGCGAGTACTGTCAGCCGTGCCCGCACGGCGTAATGATCACCATGGCGATGGGCTATCGCGTGGTCGCCCACCGCATGTCGCCGGCGGTAGCTGTGGGCAATCTGAAAAAGGTCATGGCCACGGTGCCGCAGTGCGTCGAGTGCGGCGTGTGTATGACGCGCTGCCCCTATAATCTGCCCATCCCTGAAATCCTGAAAAAGCACTATGCCATGTATGAACAGCACCGGGCTGAGCTCGGCAAGTAA
- a CDS encoding DUF503 domain-containing protein encodes MFVAVCIIDLFLPGAGSLKGKRQILKSIMDRIKARTNASVAETDAQELWQRAVIAVAMVSGDKALLERQIGIIRRIVEDNAEVEQVDFTVEYR; translated from the coding sequence ATGTTTGTCGCCGTGTGCATCATCGACCTTTTTCTGCCGGGCGCCGGGTCATTGAAAGGCAAACGCCAAATCCTCAAAAGTATCATGGACCGCATCAAGGCCCGTACCAATGCGTCGGTGGCCGAGACCGACGCCCAGGAGCTTTGGCAACGCGCCGTCATCGCCGTGGCCATGGTAAGCGGCGACAAGGCGCTGCTGGAGCGGCAAATCGGCATTATCCGGCGGATCGTCGAAGACAACGCCGAAGTGGAACAAGTGGACTTTACCGTGGAATATCGATAA
- a CDS encoding acyl-CoA dehydratase activase-related protein: MKIGLPRALLYYYYNPLWQNLFTNLGCEAVLSGPTTKEIVDLGVKYSVAEICLPLKIFCGHVASLLNTGVDYIFIPRMVSVEKHKFFCPKFLGLPDMMRHILPELAERMLAPDICCRRETIEDFGDYAAFARPLGVSSGVVKKALAAAISKWTVFRRYHLQGCTIEEALARLESGPASASPPPSRPLTIGLLGYVYNIYDKFIGMDIIGKLRAAGANVVTFEMLDDYTVTENLRPLRKTMPWTFTNKLLGTGYDFFDDPRIDGVIHITAFGCGPDSMLGKMLDLIALEKEKAFMTIRVDEHSGEAHLNTRIEAFVDMLRRKKMLIRQAR; the protein is encoded by the coding sequence ATGAAAATCGGACTGCCACGCGCCCTCCTTTATTACTATTACAATCCCCTGTGGCAAAACCTGTTTACCAACCTGGGCTGCGAAGCGGTATTATCGGGACCGACCACCAAGGAAATCGTCGACCTCGGCGTAAAGTACTCGGTTGCGGAAATCTGCCTGCCGCTGAAAATCTTCTGCGGCCATGTGGCAAGCCTGCTAAATACCGGTGTGGATTACATATTCATCCCCCGCATGGTTTCGGTGGAAAAACATAAATTCTTCTGTCCTAAATTTTTGGGCCTGCCCGACATGATGCGGCATATCCTGCCGGAACTAGCGGAGCGCATGCTTGCCCCCGATATCTGCTGCCGCCGGGAAACGATCGAAGACTTTGGCGACTATGCCGCTTTCGCCCGTCCCCTTGGCGTAAGCTCCGGCGTGGTCAAAAAAGCGCTGGCTGCGGCGATAAGCAAATGGACAGTCTTTCGCCGCTACCATCTGCAGGGCTGCACAATCGAAGAAGCCCTGGCCCGCCTGGAGAGCGGACCGGCAAGCGCGTCCCCGCCGCCGTCCCGCCCGCTCACCATTGGCCTTTTAGGCTATGTGTACAATATTTATGACAAGTTCATCGGCATGGATATCATCGGTAAATTGCGCGCCGCCGGCGCCAATGTCGTCACCTTTGAAATGCTGGACGATTATACCGTTACCGAAAACCTGCGCCCATTGCGCAAGACCATGCCGTGGACGTTCACCAACAAGCTGCTTGGCACAGGCTATGACTTTTTCGATGACCCGCGCATTGACGGCGTCATCCATATCACCGCCTTCGGCTGCGGGCCCGATTCTATGCTCGGAAAAATGCTGGACCTCATCGCGCTGGAGAAAGAAAAGGCCTTCATGACCATTCGGGTTGACGAGCATAGCGGAGAGGCCCACTTGAACACGCGGATCGAGGCTTTTGTCGATATGCTCCGCCGCAAAAAAATGCTTATCCGCCAAGCGAGGTAG
- a CDS encoding PHP domain-containing protein, producing the protein MRTDLHIHTTFSDGSWTPEQVVAKVAAADIGLFAVTDHDTVDGLAAARAAATAAGIAFLPGVEVSATVNGKSVHILGYGIDPEHRELRRLLASNTALLEEADHDSIRKLIADGLAIDYDEYCAYRHDPARGGWKSLSFLIDKGFCRDVSDFFANLFTEKRGIRFPEFPPPAEVIAVIKAAGGIPVLAHPGSDFHGTSLEETLDAFGREAIEGVECFHSSHDAVTTRRALAWCRRHGMIVTGGSDCHGDFIPHRRLGEPVVTTEDLWLGPLAEKVG; encoded by the coding sequence ATGAGAACAGATCTCCATATTCACACCACTTTTTCGGACGGGTCATGGACGCCGGAGCAGGTTGTGGCCAAGGTGGCCGCTGCCGACATTGGTCTTTTTGCCGTTACCGACCATGATACCGTGGACGGCTTGGCGGCCGCCCGGGCCGCGGCCACGGCGGCAGGCATCGCCTTTCTTCCCGGGGTCGAAGTGTCGGCGACGGTGAACGGCAAGTCAGTCCACATTCTCGGCTACGGCATCGACCCTGAACATCGGGAACTTAGGCGGCTATTGGCTAGCAATACGGCGCTTTTGGAAGAGGCCGACCATGACAGCATCCGCAAACTCATTGCCGATGGCCTGGCCATCGACTATGACGAATACTGTGCCTACCGTCACGATCCGGCCCGCGGCGGCTGGAAGTCGCTCAGCTTTCTCATCGACAAAGGCTTTTGCCGGGATGTGAGTGATTTTTTTGCCAATCTGTTCACCGAAAAACGGGGGATTCGCTTTCCTGAGTTTCCGCCGCCGGCCGAGGTCATTGCCGTCATCAAAGCGGCAGGCGGCATACCGGTCCTGGCCCATCCGGGCAGCGATTTTCACGGGACATCCCTGGAAGAAACGCTCGATGCCTTCGGCCGGGAGGCCATTGAAGGCGTGGAATGCTTCCATTCCAGCCATGATGCCGTTACCACCCGCCGAGCGTTGGCCTGGTGCCGCCGCCACGGCATGATTGTGACCGGCGGCTCGGATTGTCATGGCGATTTTATCCCGCATCGCCGCCTGGGCGAGCCGGTGGTGACGACCGAAGACTTGTGGCTGGGGCCGCTGGCGGAAAAGGTAGGCTGA
- a CDS encoding secondary thiamine-phosphate synthase enzyme YjbQ, with translation MREFEINTPAEGFIDITGLVAAAVEAAAVRQGLCQVYVPHTTAAVTINENADPDVVRDMLAALAEMVSRLPYRHGEGNSPAHVKSSLLGCSVTVPIVEGRLWLGTWQGIYFCEFDGPRRRKFVVNIVGA, from the coding sequence ATGCGGGAGTTTGAAATCAATACGCCGGCCGAAGGTTTTATTGATATAACCGGTTTGGTTGCCGCCGCGGTTGAAGCCGCGGCGGTGCGGCAGGGGCTCTGTCAGGTTTATGTGCCCCATACTACCGCGGCGGTTACAATTAACGAAAACGCTGACCCTGACGTCGTCCGCGACATGCTGGCGGCGCTGGCGGAAATGGTGTCGCGCTTGCCTTACCGCCATGGGGAGGGCAATTCGCCGGCTCATGTTAAGAGCTCGCTTTTGGGGTGCTCCGTGACGGTGCCGATCGTGGAGGGCAGGCTGTGGCTGGGTACCTGGCAGGGTATTTATTTTTGCGAGTTCGACGGCCCGCGCCGCCGTAAATTTGTTGTCAATATTGTGGGTGCCTAG